In the Clavelina lepadiformis chromosome 8, kaClaLepa1.1, whole genome shotgun sequence genome, one interval contains:
- the LOC143469089 gene encoding cytoplasmic dynein 2 intermediate chain 2-like, protein MFDDFTSKPVEFLSAWKTEKKLRENCSQTSEILTYEVESQTRRPRHAECQTESLIDLLNSSASPSQNLSYDQVTLSDFLKGVEPVVSKQLKVNIAAYSFYSGIFKTHDGLSELSITCEHCLEEKGYTSVQGLKKEATCISWSSSGASIAVSYGTNESIAWSDERSYVCLWNLDRPKMKSDACDQKVELGSSVQTLSFHPLYAGYLAAGLFSGVVLIWDIAKDEIVYGETSHEDPVTCLSWLEHHNSKYLHLLTGSSDGQLMLWRHRKGKEGAAIKLEKAMRILGSNLPRRAGVKGHNPVGITCFAPARNDTETVRHEKLLSSSDVLAVGCENGSVLKCNIESPSNNPVVFVYEGHIGPVYSVDWSPFHRHLFLTCSTDQTCRLYHTLQVAPLREIRPEEAVGGKQTNYLYSALWSPTKPLLFYTAGSRGCIEVCDVASASSITSLEATGKDGKLCPINTMQISYKRANMLATGSSSGVVNIYKLGVQLVDADRVLEETKVLEDLANEAMTSD, encoded by the exons ATGTTTGATGATTTCACTTCAAAACCAGTGGAATTTTTATCGGCGTGGAAAACCGAAAAGAAGCTTCGCGAAAATTGTTCACAAACCAG TGAAATATTGACATATGAAGTTGAAAGCCAAACTCGACGACCACGACACGCGGAATGCCAGACAGAATCCCTGATTGATCTCCTCAACTCTTCAGCATCACCTTCACAAAACCTTAGTTACGATCAAGTGACATTATCAGATTTTTTGAAAGGAGTGGAACCTGTTGTTTCTAA acAGCTTAAAGTGAACATTGCTGCTTACAGTTTCTATTCTGGTATATTTAAAACACATGATGGCTTGTCAGAGCTATCAATCACATGCGAACATTGTTTGGAAGAAAAGGGCTACACATCAGTTCAAG GCTTAAAGAAGGAGGCAACATGTATATCTTGGAGCAGTAGTGGTGCTTCCATTGCTGTTTCATATGGAACAAATGAAAGTATTGCATGGAGTGACGAGAG GTCCTACGTTTGCTTGTGGAACCTTGACCGTCCAAAAATGAAATCGGACGCTTGTGATCAGAAAGTTGAACTTGGAAGCAGTGTGCAGACGCTTTCATTCCATCCTCTATATGCTGGTTACCTGGCAG CTGGATTGTTCTCTGGGGTGGTGTTGATTTGGGATATTGCAAAAGATGAAATCGTGTATGGGGAAACTTCACATGAGGACCCAGTCACTTGCCTGTCCTGGCTTGAACATCACAATTCAAA GTATCTTCACTTACTAACAGGAAGTTCTGATGGCCAGTTAATGCTTTGGAGACACAGGAAA GGAAAGGAAGGTGCTGCCATAAAACTTGAAAAGGCAATGCGGATTTTGGGTTCCAACCTTCCGCG GCGAGCTGGTGTAAAAGGTCATAACCCGGTTGGAATAACTTGTTTTGCGCCAGCAAGGAATGACACTGAAACTGTTCGTCACGAAAAATTACTCTCTTCCTCTGATGTTTTAGCAGTAGGTTGTGAGAACGGTTCAGTTTTGAAATGCAATATTGAAAGCCCATCAAACAACccagttgtttttgtttatgaa GGACATATTGGACCAGTGTATTCAGTAGATTGGTCTCCATTCCATCGACATCTTTTTCTCACTTGTTCAACTGACCAGACTTGTCG GCTTTACCACACCTTACAAGTAGCACCCCTTCGTGAGATTCGGCCTGAAGAGGCTGTAGGTGGAAAGCAGACCAACTATCTCTATTCCGCTCTGTGGTCTCCTACCAAACCACTTCTCTTTTACACTGCTGGAAGCAGGGGATGCATAGAAGTTTGTGATGTCGCTTCAGCAAGTTCCATTACTTCTTTAGAAGCTACGGG gaaaGACGGAAAACTTTGCCCAATTAACACAATGCAGATCAGTTACAAACGTGCCAACATGTTGGCCACTGGCTCTTCCAGCGGTGTTGTAAACATATATAAGTTGGGGGTTCAGTTGGTCGATGCCGATCGCGTTTTGGAAGAAACGAAGGTTCTAGAAGACCTTGCCAATGAAGCTATGACCTCGGACTGA
- the LOC143469090 gene encoding protein SET-like gives MSATAAKKPKIDGEKDGIGNGPDAAAQEAIEKIDEMQNEVDRLNEQASEEILKVEQKYVKLRWPLFQKRSALIEKIPNFWVTTFVNHPQISALLDEDDEDALHYLNKVEVQEFDDIKTGYTINFYFRDNPYFENDLISKEFHLNETGDPSSTSTPIKWKEGKDLTRRETQQNNAKNKRKHEEPESFFSWFNDPGDAGADELGEVIKDDIWPNPLQYYLVPEGELDDEEDEDEEDEEGLDDIDEDDEEDDDDEEDVEGDDED, from the exons ATGTCGGCGACTGCAGCCAAGAAACctaaaattgatggtgaaaaGGATGGCATTGGAAATGGGCCCG ATGCTGCAGCACAAGAAGCCATTGAAAAGATAGATGAAATGCAAAATGAAGTAGACAGGTTAAACGAACAAGCTAgtgaagaaattttaaaagttgaacaaaaatatgtaaaactGAG GTGGCCCTTATTCCAAAAGCGATCTGCACTAATTGAAAAAATTCCAAATTTCTGGGTTACAACTTTTGTAAATCATCCCCAAATATCAGCTTTGTTAGATGAAGATGATGAGGACGCCCTTCATTACCTCAACAAAGTCGAAGTTCAGGAGTTTGATGACATAAAGACAGGATACACAATTAATTTT tatTTCAGAGATaatccttattttgaaaacgaCTTAATCTCAAAAGAGTTTCATTTGAACGAAACTGGCGATCCTTCTTCAACGTCAACTCCAATCAAATGGAAGGAAGGAAAG GATCTTACAAGACGTGAGACACAGCAAAATAACGCAAAAAACAAAAGGAAGCATGAAGAACCAGAAAGTTTCTTCAG TTGGTTTAATGATCCCGGTGATGCGGGAGCTGATGAACTTGGAGAAGTTATCAAGGATGATATCTGGCCAAACCCTCTTCAGTACTACTTGGTCCCAGAGGGTGAGTTAGACGATGAGGAGGATGAGgatgaagaagatgaagaGGGGTTGGATGACATTGATGAAGATGACgaagaagatgatgatgatgaggAAGATGTTGAAGGagat gATGAAGAttga